The Sylvia atricapilla isolate bSylAtr1 chromosome 10, bSylAtr1.pri, whole genome shotgun sequence genome contains a region encoding:
- the EPHB3 gene encoding ephrin type-B receptor 3 isoform X1 → MDTKWVTSELAWTTHPETGWEEVSGYDEAMNPIRTYQVCNVREANQNNWLRTKFIQRQDVQRVYVELKFTVRDCNSIPNIPGSCKETFNLFYYESDTDSASANSPFWMENPYIKVDTIAPDESFSKLESGRVNTKVRSFGPLSKNGFYLAFQDLGACMSLISVRAFYKKCSNTIAGFAIFPETLTGAEPTSLVIAPGTCIPNAVEVSVPLKLYCNGDGEWMVPVGACTCAAGYEPTMKDTQCQACGPGTFKSKQGEGPCSPCPPNSRTTSGAAMVCTCRNGFFRADTDPADSACTSVPSAPRNVISNVNETSLGLEWSEPQDTGGRDDLLYNVICKKCSVERRLCTRCDDNVEFVPRQLGLTERRIYISNLMAHTQYTFEIQAVNGISNKSPYPPHFASVNITTNQAAPSAVPTMHLHSSTGNSMTLSWTPPERPNGIILDYEIKYSEKQGQNDGIANTVTSQKNSVRLDGLKANARYMVQVRARTVAGYGRYSLPTEFQTTAEGGSTSKTFQELPLIVGSATAGLVFVIVVVVIAIVCFRKGMVTEHLLSSPLGRKQRNNTDPEYTEKLQQYVTPGMKVYIDPFTYEDPNEAVREFAKEIDISCVKIEEVIGAGEFGEVCRGRLKLPGRREIFVAIKTLKVGYTERQRRDFLSEASIMGQFDHPNIIHLEGVVTKSRPVMIITEFMENCALDSFLRLNDGQFTVIQLVGMMRGIAAGMKYLSEMNYVHRDLAARNILVNSNLVCKVSDFGLSRFLEDDPADPTYTSSLGGKIPIRWTAPEAIAYRKFTSASDVWSYGIVMWEVMSYGERPYWDMSNQDVINAVEQDYRLPPPMDCPTALHQLMLDCWVRDRNLRPKFAQIVNTLDKLIRNAASLKVIASVQSGISQPLLDRTVPDYTTFTTVGDWLDAIKMGRYKENFVNAGFASFDLVAQMTAEDLLRIGVTLAGHQKKILSSIQDMRLQMNQTLPVQV, encoded by the exons ATGGACACGAAGTGGGTGACCTCTGAGTTGGCATGGACAACTCATCCAGAGACAGGG TGGGAAGAAGTCAGTGGCTATGACGAGGCCATGAACCCTATCCGCACGTACCAGGTCTGCAATGTACGGGAGGCCAACCAGAACAACTGGCTGCGTACCAAATTCATCCAGCGCCAGGATGTCCAGCGCGTCTATGTGGAGCTGAAGTTCACTGTGCGGGACTGCAACAGCATCCCCAACATCCCTGGCTCCTGCAAAGAGACCTTCAACCTTTTCTATTATGAGTCAGATACGGATTCTGCCTCTGCAAACAGCCCTTTCTGGATGGAGAACCCCTATATCAAAGTGGATACAATTGCCCCAGATGAGAGCTTCTCCAAGCTGGAGTCTGGCCGTGTGAACACCAAGGTGCGCAGCTTTGGCCCTCTCTCCAAGAATGGTTTTTACCTTGCCTTCCAAGACCTGGGAGCCTGCATGTCCCTCATCTCCGTCCGGGCTTTCTACAAGAAATGCTCCAACACCATTGCTGGCTTTGCAATCTTCCCGGAGACTTTAACGGGAGCTGAGCCCACTTCCCTGGTCATCGCACCGGGCACCTGCATCCCCAATGCGGTGGAGGTGTCGGTGCCCCTAAAGCTGTACTGCAACGGCGATGGCGAGTGGATGGTACCCGTGGGAGCGTGTACGTGTGCTGCTGGATATGAGCCCACCATGAAGGATACCCAGTGTCAAG caTGCGGCCCAGGAACCTTCAAGTCCAAGCAGGGGGAAggcccctgctctccctgccctcccaaCAGCCGGACCACGTCTGGAGCAGCAATGGTCTGCACTTGTCGAAATGGCTTTTTCCGGGCAGACACGGACCCCGCAGACAGCGCCTGCACCA gtgtcccctcagccccccgcAATGTCATCTCCAACGTGAACGAGACGTCACTGGGGCTGGAGTGGAGCGAGCCACAGGACACGGGCGGGCGGGATGACCTGCTCTACAACGTCATCTGCAAGAAGTGCAGCGTGGAGCGGCGCCTGTGCACCCGCTGCGACGACAACGTGGAGTTCGTGCCGCGCCAGCTCGGCCTCACTGAGCGACGCATCTACATCAGCAACCTGATGGCCCACACCCAGTACACCTTTGAGATCCAGGCCGTGAACGGCATCTCCAACAAGAGTCCCTACCCTCCCCACTTTGCCTCTGTCAACATCACCACCAACCAGGCAG CCCCATCTGCCGTGCCAACGATgcacctgcacagcagcaccGGGAACAGCATGACGCTTTCATGGACTCCCCCAGAGAGACCCAATGGCATCATCCTGGACTACGAGATCAAGTACTCAGAGAAG CAAGGCCAGAACGATGGCATCGCCAACACAGTCACCAGCCAGAAGAACTCGGTGCGGCTGGACGGGCTGAAGGCCAATGCTCGGTACATGGTGCAGGTCCGGGCGCGCACCGTGGCGGGATACGGCCGCTACAGCCTCCCCACGGAGTTTCAGACAACTGCGGAGGGCG GTTCCACCAGCAAGActttccaggagctgcctctcATCGTGGGATCGgccactgcagggctggtgtTCGTCATCGTGGTGGTGGTGATTGCTATCGTCTGCTTCAG GAAAGGGATGGTTACTGAACACCTCCTCTCGTCTCCTTTGGGCAGGAAGCAGCGCAACAACACTGACCCTGAGTacacagagaagctgcagcaatATG TTACCCCTGGGATGAAGGTGTACATTGACCCTTTCACCTATGAGGACCCAAATGAAGCTGTCCGGGAATTCGCCAAAGAGATTGACATCTCCTGTGTGAAAATTGAGGAGGTCATTGGAGCAG GGGAGTTTGGTGAGGTGTGCCGTGGGCGCCTGAAGCTACCTGGCCGCCGCGAGATCTTCGTGGCCATCAAGACACTCAAGGTGGGCTACACAGAGCGGCAGCGGCGCGACTTCCTGAGCGAGGCCAGCATCATGGGCCAGTTTGACCACCCCAACATCATCCACCTGGAGGGAGTGGTGACCAAGAGCCGCCCCGTCATGATCATCACGGAATTCATGGAGAACTGTGCGCTTGACTCCTTCCTCCGG CTGAATGATGGGCAGTTCACAGTCATCCAGCTGGTGGGAATGATGCGAGGCATCGCCGCTGGCATGAAGTACCTTTCGGAGATGAACTATGTGCATCGGGACCTGGCTGCCCGCAACATCCTGGTCAACAGCAATTTGGTCTGCAAAGTGTCTGACTTCGGGCTCTCTCGCTTTCTGGAGGATGACCCAGCTGACCCCACCTACACCAGCTCTCTG GGGGGCAAGATCCCAATCAGATGGACAGCTCCTGAGGCCATTGCCTACCGCAAATTCACTTCAGCCAGCGACGTGTGGAGCTACGGCATCGTCATGTGGGAAGTGATGTCCTATGGGGAGCGACCCTACTGGGACATGTCCAACCAGGAT GTGATCAATGCCGTGGAGCAGGATTACCGCCTGCCACCCCCCATGGACTGCCCCACTGCTCTGCACCAGCTGATGCTGGACTGCTGGGTGCGAGACCGCAACCTAAGGCCCAAATTTGCACAGATCGTCAACACGCTGGACAAGCTCATCCGCAATGCTGCCAGCCTGAAGGTCATCGCCAGCGTCCAGTCTGG CATCTCCCAACCGCTCCTGGACCGCACTGTCCCAGATTACACCACCTTCACCACCGTGGGAGACTGGCTGGATGCCATCAAAATGGGACGGTACAAGGAGAACTTTGTCAATGCTGGGTTTGCCTCCTTTGACCTGGTGGCACAGATGACCGCAGA GGACCTGCTGAGGATAGGGGTGACGCTAGCAGGGCACCAGAAGAAGATCCTGAGCAGCATTCAGGACATGAGGCTGCAGATGAACCAGACGCTCCCAGTGCAGGTTTGA
- the EPHB3 gene encoding ephrin type-B receptor 3 isoform X2, with protein sequence MDTKWVTSELAWTTHPETGWEEVSGYDEAMNPIRTYQVCNVREANQNNWLRTKFIQRQDVQRVYVELKFTVRDCNSIPNIPGSCKETFNLFYYESDTDSASANSPFWMENPYIKVDTIAPDESFSKLESGRVNTKVRSFGPLSKNGFYLAFQDLGACMSLISVRAFYKKCSNTIAGFAIFPETLTGAEPTSLVIAPGTCIPNAVEVSVPLKLYCNGDGEWMVPVGACTCAAGYEPTMKDTQCQACGPGTFKSKQGEGPCSPCPPNSRTTSGAAMVCTCRNGFFRADTDPADSACTSVPSAPRNVISNVNETSLGLEWSEPQDTGGRDDLLYNVICKKCSVERRLCTRCDDNVEFVPRQLGLTERRIYISNLMAHTQYTFEIQAVNGISNKSPYPPHFASVNITTNQAAPSAVPTMHLHSSTGNSMTLSWTPPERPNGIILDYEIKYSEKQGQNDGIANTVTSQKNSVRLDGLKANARYMVQVRARTVAGYGRYSLPTEFQTTAEGGSTSKTFQELPLIVGSATAGLVFVIVVVVIAIVCFRKQRNNTDPEYTEKLQQYVTPGMKVYIDPFTYEDPNEAVREFAKEIDISCVKIEEVIGAGEFGEVCRGRLKLPGRREIFVAIKTLKVGYTERQRRDFLSEASIMGQFDHPNIIHLEGVVTKSRPVMIITEFMENCALDSFLRLNDGQFTVIQLVGMMRGIAAGMKYLSEMNYVHRDLAARNILVNSNLVCKVSDFGLSRFLEDDPADPTYTSSLGGKIPIRWTAPEAIAYRKFTSASDVWSYGIVMWEVMSYGERPYWDMSNQDVINAVEQDYRLPPPMDCPTALHQLMLDCWVRDRNLRPKFAQIVNTLDKLIRNAASLKVIASVQSGISQPLLDRTVPDYTTFTTVGDWLDAIKMGRYKENFVNAGFASFDLVAQMTAEDLLRIGVTLAGHQKKILSSIQDMRLQMNQTLPVQV encoded by the exons ATGGACACGAAGTGGGTGACCTCTGAGTTGGCATGGACAACTCATCCAGAGACAGGG TGGGAAGAAGTCAGTGGCTATGACGAGGCCATGAACCCTATCCGCACGTACCAGGTCTGCAATGTACGGGAGGCCAACCAGAACAACTGGCTGCGTACCAAATTCATCCAGCGCCAGGATGTCCAGCGCGTCTATGTGGAGCTGAAGTTCACTGTGCGGGACTGCAACAGCATCCCCAACATCCCTGGCTCCTGCAAAGAGACCTTCAACCTTTTCTATTATGAGTCAGATACGGATTCTGCCTCTGCAAACAGCCCTTTCTGGATGGAGAACCCCTATATCAAAGTGGATACAATTGCCCCAGATGAGAGCTTCTCCAAGCTGGAGTCTGGCCGTGTGAACACCAAGGTGCGCAGCTTTGGCCCTCTCTCCAAGAATGGTTTTTACCTTGCCTTCCAAGACCTGGGAGCCTGCATGTCCCTCATCTCCGTCCGGGCTTTCTACAAGAAATGCTCCAACACCATTGCTGGCTTTGCAATCTTCCCGGAGACTTTAACGGGAGCTGAGCCCACTTCCCTGGTCATCGCACCGGGCACCTGCATCCCCAATGCGGTGGAGGTGTCGGTGCCCCTAAAGCTGTACTGCAACGGCGATGGCGAGTGGATGGTACCCGTGGGAGCGTGTACGTGTGCTGCTGGATATGAGCCCACCATGAAGGATACCCAGTGTCAAG caTGCGGCCCAGGAACCTTCAAGTCCAAGCAGGGGGAAggcccctgctctccctgccctcccaaCAGCCGGACCACGTCTGGAGCAGCAATGGTCTGCACTTGTCGAAATGGCTTTTTCCGGGCAGACACGGACCCCGCAGACAGCGCCTGCACCA gtgtcccctcagccccccgcAATGTCATCTCCAACGTGAACGAGACGTCACTGGGGCTGGAGTGGAGCGAGCCACAGGACACGGGCGGGCGGGATGACCTGCTCTACAACGTCATCTGCAAGAAGTGCAGCGTGGAGCGGCGCCTGTGCACCCGCTGCGACGACAACGTGGAGTTCGTGCCGCGCCAGCTCGGCCTCACTGAGCGACGCATCTACATCAGCAACCTGATGGCCCACACCCAGTACACCTTTGAGATCCAGGCCGTGAACGGCATCTCCAACAAGAGTCCCTACCCTCCCCACTTTGCCTCTGTCAACATCACCACCAACCAGGCAG CCCCATCTGCCGTGCCAACGATgcacctgcacagcagcaccGGGAACAGCATGACGCTTTCATGGACTCCCCCAGAGAGACCCAATGGCATCATCCTGGACTACGAGATCAAGTACTCAGAGAAG CAAGGCCAGAACGATGGCATCGCCAACACAGTCACCAGCCAGAAGAACTCGGTGCGGCTGGACGGGCTGAAGGCCAATGCTCGGTACATGGTGCAGGTCCGGGCGCGCACCGTGGCGGGATACGGCCGCTACAGCCTCCCCACGGAGTTTCAGACAACTGCGGAGGGCG GTTCCACCAGCAAGActttccaggagctgcctctcATCGTGGGATCGgccactgcagggctggtgtTCGTCATCGTGGTGGTGGTGATTGCTATCGTCTGCTTCAG GAAGCAGCGCAACAACACTGACCCTGAGTacacagagaagctgcagcaatATG TTACCCCTGGGATGAAGGTGTACATTGACCCTTTCACCTATGAGGACCCAAATGAAGCTGTCCGGGAATTCGCCAAAGAGATTGACATCTCCTGTGTGAAAATTGAGGAGGTCATTGGAGCAG GGGAGTTTGGTGAGGTGTGCCGTGGGCGCCTGAAGCTACCTGGCCGCCGCGAGATCTTCGTGGCCATCAAGACACTCAAGGTGGGCTACACAGAGCGGCAGCGGCGCGACTTCCTGAGCGAGGCCAGCATCATGGGCCAGTTTGACCACCCCAACATCATCCACCTGGAGGGAGTGGTGACCAAGAGCCGCCCCGTCATGATCATCACGGAATTCATGGAGAACTGTGCGCTTGACTCCTTCCTCCGG CTGAATGATGGGCAGTTCACAGTCATCCAGCTGGTGGGAATGATGCGAGGCATCGCCGCTGGCATGAAGTACCTTTCGGAGATGAACTATGTGCATCGGGACCTGGCTGCCCGCAACATCCTGGTCAACAGCAATTTGGTCTGCAAAGTGTCTGACTTCGGGCTCTCTCGCTTTCTGGAGGATGACCCAGCTGACCCCACCTACACCAGCTCTCTG GGGGGCAAGATCCCAATCAGATGGACAGCTCCTGAGGCCATTGCCTACCGCAAATTCACTTCAGCCAGCGACGTGTGGAGCTACGGCATCGTCATGTGGGAAGTGATGTCCTATGGGGAGCGACCCTACTGGGACATGTCCAACCAGGAT GTGATCAATGCCGTGGAGCAGGATTACCGCCTGCCACCCCCCATGGACTGCCCCACTGCTCTGCACCAGCTGATGCTGGACTGCTGGGTGCGAGACCGCAACCTAAGGCCCAAATTTGCACAGATCGTCAACACGCTGGACAAGCTCATCCGCAATGCTGCCAGCCTGAAGGTCATCGCCAGCGTCCAGTCTGG CATCTCCCAACCGCTCCTGGACCGCACTGTCCCAGATTACACCACCTTCACCACCGTGGGAGACTGGCTGGATGCCATCAAAATGGGACGGTACAAGGAGAACTTTGTCAATGCTGGGTTTGCCTCCTTTGACCTGGTGGCACAGATGACCGCAGA GGACCTGCTGAGGATAGGGGTGACGCTAGCAGGGCACCAGAAGAAGATCCTGAGCAGCATTCAGGACATGAGGCTGCAGATGAACCAGACGCTCCCAGTGCAGGTTTGA